One stretch of Saccharomonospora xinjiangensis XJ-54 DNA includes these proteins:
- the trpD gene encoding anthranilate phosphoribosyltransferase yields MPEHTWPTVLNQLIERIDLSEDATAWAMDQVMSGEATPAQIAGFAVALRAKGETATEISGMAQAMLAHAKRVDLPMRTVDIVGTGGDRKGSVNISTMTSLVVAAAGTPVVKHGNRAASSKSGAADVLEALGVSIDSDPDDVRRCVEEIGIGFCFAPVFHPAYRHTGPPRRELGVSTAFNLLGPLTNPAQPSSGLIGCAYLDKAPVLAEVYARRGHSVLLVRGDDGFDEITTTTTSTAWVVSGGKVRTTSIDPEALGIPLSGPDDLRGGDARANAEVVRELVGGKTGPVRDAVLLNAAGALAAYAGFSDDLTADLRAGLELATRAIDSGAAADLLTRWINRG; encoded by the coding sequence ATGCCTGAGCACACCTGGCCCACCGTCCTCAACCAGCTCATCGAGCGGATCGACCTCTCCGAGGACGCCACGGCCTGGGCGATGGACCAGGTGATGTCGGGCGAGGCCACGCCTGCTCAGATCGCGGGCTTCGCCGTGGCGTTGCGTGCCAAGGGTGAGACCGCGACCGAGATCTCCGGCATGGCACAGGCGATGCTCGCGCACGCGAAGCGGGTGGACCTGCCGATGCGGACGGTGGACATCGTCGGCACCGGTGGCGACCGCAAGGGCTCCGTGAACATCTCCACCATGACCTCGCTCGTGGTGGCCGCGGCAGGCACTCCGGTGGTCAAGCACGGCAACCGCGCGGCCTCGTCGAAGTCCGGCGCCGCCGACGTCCTCGAAGCACTGGGCGTGTCGATCGACTCCGATCCCGACGACGTGCGGCGCTGCGTCGAGGAGATCGGGATCGGGTTCTGTTTCGCACCCGTCTTCCACCCCGCCTACCGGCACACCGGTCCGCCACGGCGTGAGCTGGGTGTGTCCACCGCGTTCAACCTGCTCGGCCCGCTCACCAACCCCGCCCAGCCGTCGTCGGGGCTCATCGGGTGTGCCTACCTCGACAAGGCCCCCGTTCTCGCCGAGGTGTACGCAAGGCGCGGCCACAGCGTGCTGCTCGTGCGCGGAGACGACGGCTTCGACGAGATCACCACCACGACGACCAGCACGGCCTGGGTGGTGTCGGGCGGCAAGGTCCGCACCACGAGCATCGACCCCGAGGCGCTCGGCATCCCGCTCTCGGGCCCCGACGACCTGCGTGGTGGTGACGCCAGAGCCAACGCCGAGGTCGTCAGGGAACTCGTCGGCGGCAAGACGGGCCCGGTACGCGACGCGGTACTGCTCAACGCGGCCGGTGCGCTCGCGGCCTACGCGGGCTTCTCGGACGACCTCACCGCCGACCTGCGAGCCGGTCTGGAACTGGCGACTCGCGCCATCGACTCCGGTGCGGCTGCGGACCTGCTGACCCGCTGGATCAATCGGGGCTGA
- the asnB gene encoding asparagine synthase (glutamine-hydrolyzing) produces MCGLLGLVCGSEDDAANARDAVGRALRCQRHRGPDETDTWADAEIVYGFNRLSVIDVDLSHQPLTWGPEDNPTRYTINFNGEIYNYLELREELAKDHGAKFATEGDTESIVAAYHYFGPAAVGRLRGMFAFLIWDSERKVLFGARDPFGIKPLYYSCGPNGVAFASEKKSLLELSSALGVEDELDRTALQHYLTLQYVPEPESLHRGIRRIESGTSFTVVPGGEPKIERYFSPEFRAQPVSGPYGVAALHESIAEVLRDSVAKHMRADVTVGSFLSGGIDSTAIAALAKEHNPNLITFTTGFEREGYSEVDVAAESAAAIGVKHVVRTVSAEEMMDTLPLIVWYLDDPVADPALVPLWFIAREARKHVKVVLSGEGSDELFGGYTIYREPLSLAPFEKVPGGVRKLIGKASGLIPEGTRGKDLLRRGALSLEERYYGNARLFRDDQLRPILRAFREGVGHRDVTAPWYELSRGWDPVARMQHVDLFTWLRGDILVKADKVTMANSLELRVPFLDSEVFRVASTIPLDQKITKETTKFALRRALDGIVPAHVLNRRKLGFPVPIRHWLRSDMHDWARGIINDSKTDDLLDKRAILAMLQEHRDGSLDHSRRLWALLVFMLWHGIFVEHRIKPEVPEPHYPVKL; encoded by the coding sequence GTGTGCGGCCTGCTTGGACTGGTCTGTGGCAGTGAGGATGACGCGGCGAACGCGCGAGACGCCGTCGGCCGCGCCCTGCGCTGCCAGCGGCATCGCGGCCCCGACGAGACCGACACCTGGGCCGATGCGGAGATCGTCTACGGCTTCAACCGACTGTCCGTCATCGACGTCGATCTCTCGCACCAGCCGCTGACGTGGGGCCCCGAGGACAACCCGACCCGGTACACCATCAACTTCAACGGTGAGATCTACAACTACCTCGAACTGCGCGAGGAGTTGGCGAAGGATCACGGTGCGAAGTTCGCCACAGAGGGCGACACCGAGTCGATCGTGGCGGCCTACCACTACTTCGGCCCCGCCGCGGTCGGGCGGCTTCGAGGCATGTTCGCGTTCCTGATCTGGGACTCCGAACGGAAAGTGCTCTTCGGCGCCCGCGACCCGTTCGGCATCAAGCCGCTGTACTACTCCTGCGGCCCGAACGGCGTCGCCTTCGCGAGCGAGAAGAAGAGCCTCCTCGAACTGTCCTCCGCCCTCGGCGTCGAGGACGAACTCGACCGCACGGCTCTGCAGCACTACCTGACGTTGCAGTACGTACCGGAGCCCGAATCACTGCACAGGGGCATCCGCAGGATCGAGTCGGGTACGTCGTTCACGGTGGTTCCCGGTGGAGAACCGAAGATCGAGCGGTACTTCTCCCCCGAGTTCCGCGCACAGCCGGTCTCGGGCCCCTACGGGGTCGCGGCGCTCCACGAGAGCATCGCCGAGGTGCTGCGCGACTCCGTGGCCAAGCACATGCGTGCCGACGTCACGGTCGGCTCGTTCCTGTCCGGTGGCATCGACTCCACCGCCATCGCCGCGCTGGCGAAGGAGCACAATCCGAACCTGATCACGTTCACCACCGGGTTCGAGCGTGAGGGCTACTCCGAGGTCGATGTCGCGGCCGAGTCCGCCGCGGCGATCGGGGTCAAGCACGTGGTCCGCACCGTCTCCGCCGAGGAGATGATGGACACGCTCCCGCTGATCGTGTGGTACCTCGACGACCCTGTCGCTGACCCCGCACTCGTGCCGCTGTGGTTCATCGCGCGCGAGGCCCGCAAGCACGTGAAGGTCGTCCTGTCCGGCGAGGGCTCCGACGAGTTGTTCGGCGGCTACACGATCTACCGGGAACCGCTGTCGCTGGCGCCGTTCGAGAAGGTCCCCGGCGGGGTGCGCAAGCTCATCGGCAAGGCGTCCGGTCTGATCCCCGAAGGCACCAGGGGCAAGGACCTCCTGCGCAGGGGTGCGCTGTCGCTCGAGGAGCGCTACTACGGCAACGCGCGGCTGTTCCGCGACGACCAGCTGAGGCCGATCCTTCGCGCCTTCCGCGAGGGTGTCGGACACCGGGACGTCACAGCGCCCTGGTACGAGCTGTCCCGGGGGTGGGACCCCGTGGCACGCATGCAGCACGTCGATCTCTTCACCTGGCTTCGCGGCGACATCCTCGTGAAGGCCGACAAGGTGACGATGGCGAACTCGCTCGAGCTGCGGGTTCCTTTCCTCGACTCCGAAGTGTTCCGCGTGGCTTCGACGATCCCGCTCGATCAGAAGATCACCAAGGAGACCACCAAGTTCGCGCTGCGCCGCGCGCTGGACGGCATCGTTCCCGCGCACGTGCTCAACCGGCGCAAGCTCGGTTTCCCCGTCCCGATCCGGCACTGGCTGCGGTCCGACATGCACGACTGGGCCAGGGGCATCATCAACGACTCGAAGACGGACGACCTGCTCGACAAGCGAGCCATCCTGGCCATGCTCCAGGAACATCGCGACGGCTCGCTCGACCACAGCAGGCGGTTGTGGGCGCTTCTCGTGTTCATGCTGTGGCACGGCATCTTCGTCGAGCACCGCATTAAGCCCGAGGTTCCCGAGCCGCACTACCCGGTCAAGCTGTAG
- the ctaC gene encoding aa3-type cytochrome oxidase subunit II produces the protein MGVPVRTRGTRRGRAGKLAALAALVALTVTGCSGEEILRFGWPDGVTPEADKMRTFWTWSVVAALVVGVIVWGLIFWTVAFHRKKKNKTEPLPRQFQYNVPLELFVVVLPVVMVCVLFFFTTVTEQSVLAKEDDPDVVVDVTGFQWNWEFTYPDTTAQNGQPVTTVGSSSEIPLLVLPTDRKIQYNLVSTDVIHSFWVPEFHFKRDVMPHPDKNNQDNSFQNTIDREGAFVGRCAELCGTYHAMMNFEIRALSPDKFDRYLELRTQINPQTGQPNTAAEALSVMQGEGCDEKLCSPVATTTSPFTTDRTARTASG, from the coding sequence GTGGGCGTTCCAGTGCGCACCCGGGGCACACGACGAGGCAGGGCAGGCAAACTAGCCGCGCTCGCCGCGCTTGTCGCTTTGACGGTGACCGGTTGCTCCGGCGAGGAGATTCTGCGGTTCGGTTGGCCCGACGGTGTCACGCCGGAAGCCGACAAGATGCGTACCTTCTGGACCTGGTCGGTCGTCGCCGCGCTCGTCGTCGGCGTGATCGTGTGGGGACTGATCTTCTGGACGGTCGCGTTCCACCGCAAGAAGAAGAACAAGACCGAGCCCCTGCCGAGGCAGTTCCAGTACAACGTTCCGCTTGAGCTGTTCGTCGTCGTGCTGCCGGTGGTCATGGTCTGCGTGCTGTTCTTCTTCACGACCGTCACCGAGCAATCGGTTCTGGCCAAGGAAGACGACCCCGACGTCGTCGTGGACGTCACCGGTTTCCAGTGGAACTGGGAGTTCACCTATCCGGACACCACGGCCCAGAACGGCCAGCCCGTCACCACGGTGGGGAGTTCGAGCGAGATCCCGCTGCTGGTGCTGCCCACCGATCGGAAGATCCAGTACAACCTGGTCTCCACCGATGTCATTCACTCGTTCTGGGTGCCGGAGTTCCACTTCAAGCGTGACGTGATGCCGCACCCGGACAAGAACAACCAGGACAACTCGTTCCAGAACACCATCGACAGGGAAGGTGCGTTCGTCGGCCGTTGCGCCGAGCTGTGCGGCACCTACCACGCGATGATGAACTTCGAGATCCGTGCTCTCTCGCCCGACAAGTTCGACCGGTACCTGGAACTGCGCACCCAGATCAACCCGCAGACGGGACAGCCGAACACCGCGGCTGAGGCACTGTCGGTGATGCAGGGCGAGGGGTGCGACGAGAAGCTGTGCAGCCCGGTCGCGACGACCACGAGCCCATTCACGACCGACCGCACCGCGCGGACGGCGTCGGGCTGA
- the ctaE gene encoding aa3-type cytochrome oxidase subunit III: MRAVTTAAPSISQRVHSLNRPNMVSVGTIVWLSSELMFFAGLFAMFFTVKAQNDSGIWPPINEATGEPIHLDIAYALPFTIILVASSFTCQFGVFAAERGDVFGLRRWYLITLLMGTVFVAGQVGEYITLVNEGVTIPSGAYGTVFFMTTGFHGLHVIGGLIAFVFLLMRTKLSKFTPAQATSAIVVSYYWHFVDIVWIGLFAVIYIVP, from the coding sequence ATGCGAGCCGTGACAACGGCAGCTCCTTCCATCAGCCAGCGAGTGCACTCGCTGAACCGGCCGAACATGGTCAGTGTCGGCACGATCGTGTGGCTGTCCAGCGAGCTCATGTTCTTCGCTGGCCTTTTCGCCATGTTCTTCACGGTCAAGGCCCAGAACGACTCCGGAATCTGGCCGCCCATCAACGAGGCGACGGGCGAGCCGATCCACCTGGACATCGCGTACGCGCTGCCGTTCACGATCATCCTGGTGGCGTCGTCGTTCACCTGCCAGTTCGGCGTCTTCGCCGCGGAGCGTGGTGACGTGTTCGGGCTCCGTCGCTGGTACCTCATCACCCTGCTCATGGGCACGGTCTTCGTCGCGGGCCAGGTCGGCGAGTACATCACTCTCGTCAACGAGGGTGTGACCATCCCGTCGGGCGCCTACGGCACGGTGTTCTTCATGACCACCGGTTTCCACGGCCTGCACGTCATCGGTGGTCTCATCGCGTTCGTCTTCCTGCTGATGCGAACGAAGCTCAGCAAGTTCACGCCGGCGCAAGCGACCTCGGCGATCGTCGTCTCGTACTACTGGCACTTCGTTGACATCGTGTGGATCGGCCTGTTCGCGGTGATCTACATCGTTCCCTGA
- a CDS encoding IspD/TarI family cytidylyltransferase — MAGGRTSPGAAGVVLASGAGTRVGAATNKVYLPLAGRSVVSWSLEAFSRVEGIDVLVLVTRPVDSDLVEHVLSEELAGIPVETVHGGRSRQESELFALRHLESRIESGAVDAVLLHDGARPLVSTALIAEVLRVTREHGAALPGLVADDIVALEGTGGETVTGTDTATLVRAQTPQGFRAAPLLAAYEQAEAEGFAGTDTASCMERFSELPVRWVRGEERNIKVTYPHDLVIAEQVLAGGA; from the coding sequence ATGGCGGGTGGGCGGACGTCGCCGGGGGCGGCCGGAGTCGTGTTGGCCAGTGGTGCGGGAACGCGAGTGGGGGCTGCGACCAACAAGGTGTACCTGCCACTGGCCGGTCGCAGTGTCGTGTCGTGGTCACTGGAGGCGTTCTCGCGGGTCGAGGGCATCGACGTCCTCGTCCTGGTGACCCGGCCTGTGGACTCGGATCTGGTGGAACACGTGCTGAGCGAGGAACTCGCCGGAATCCCCGTCGAGACAGTCCATGGTGGACGGAGCAGGCAGGAATCGGAGCTGTTCGCCTTACGGCACCTCGAAAGCCGTATCGAATCGGGGGCCGTTGACGCGGTTCTGTTGCACGACGGCGCACGCCCGCTGGTGAGCACGGCGTTGATCGCGGAGGTGTTGCGGGTGACGCGGGAGCACGGGGCGGCCCTTCCCGGTCTCGTCGCCGACGACATCGTGGCGCTGGAAGGCACCGGCGGTGAGACGGTCACCGGCACGGACACAGCGACTCTGGTGCGGGCGCAGACCCCGCAGGGGTTCCGGGCCGCTCCGCTGCTGGCGGCCTACGAACAGGCCGAGGCCGAGGGTTTCGCCGGCACCGACACGGCGTCGTGCATGGAACGGTTCTCCGAGCTCCCCGTGCGCTGGGTGCGCGGAGAGGAACGCAACATCAAGGTCACCTACCCGCACGACCTGGTGATCGCGGAGCAGGTGCTCGCCGGAGGGGCGTGA
- a CDS encoding cytochrome c oxidase subunit 4 gives MKVEARVFDIVAIFGFVVATVYAVLTAQMTEDGIEPIGTVALMLTGGLALLVGSYFRFVARRIEPRPEDHEDAEISDGAGELGFFSPGSYWPVGIAAAASLTGVALAFWQPWLIIVGVVVLLITVAGLVFEYHTGPSH, from the coding sequence ATGAAGGTCGAAGCTCGGGTTTTCGACATCGTCGCGATCTTCGGTTTCGTCGTCGCGACCGTCTATGCGGTGCTCACCGCCCAGATGACTGAGGACGGCATCGAGCCGATCGGTACGGTGGCGCTCATGCTGACGGGCGGGCTCGCGCTGCTGGTGGGCAGCTACTTCCGGTTCGTGGCCCGGCGTATCGAGCCGCGTCCTGAGGACCACGAGGACGCCGAGATCAGCGATGGCGCCGGTGAGCTCGGTTTCTTCAGCCCCGGCAGCTACTGGCCGGTGGGCATTGCCGCGGCGGCCTCTCTGACGGGCGTGGCGCTGGCGTTCTGGCAGCCTTGGTTGATCATTGTGGGCGTCGTGGTGCTGCTGATCACCGTGGCTGGCCTGGTGTTCGAGTACCACACCGGTCCGAGCCACTGA
- a CDS encoding carbohydrate kinase family protein, with translation MHFPGRFADQFVAEQMHRVSLSFLADDLVVRRGGVGANIAFGLGVLGVRSPVLVGAVGADFADYGSWLRRHGVDTSGVHVSEVAHTARFVCTTDDDLCQIATFYTGAMAEAREIELAPVAERLGGLDLVLISPDDPQAMLRHAEECRQRDYVFAADPSQQLARMDGEQTRQFIDGAAYLFSNDYEWELLLRKTGWSEDDVLARVGLRVTTRGADGVEIVDSDGERMRVPAVRARATTDPTGVGDAFRAGFVAGRYHGLSLERSAQLGCLVAVNVLETVGTQEWAFDLGTAMDRLGETYGDDAAADIEGALSTVVA, from the coding sequence ATGCATTTCCCAGGCCGGTTCGCCGACCAGTTCGTTGCCGAGCAGATGCATCGCGTCTCGCTCAGTTTCCTCGCCGACGACCTCGTTGTTCGCCGAGGTGGGGTCGGTGCCAACATCGCGTTCGGTCTCGGCGTGCTCGGGGTGCGCTCTCCTGTGCTGGTCGGCGCCGTCGGCGCGGACTTCGCCGACTACGGTTCCTGGCTACGCAGGCACGGCGTGGACACCTCCGGCGTGCATGTGTCGGAGGTGGCTCACACGGCCCGGTTCGTGTGCACCACCGACGACGACCTCTGCCAGATCGCGACGTTCTACACGGGTGCGATGGCCGAGGCACGCGAGATCGAACTGGCACCCGTCGCCGAGCGGCTCGGTGGGCTCGACCTCGTGCTCATCAGCCCGGATGACCCGCAGGCCATGCTCAGGCACGCCGAGGAATGCCGCCAGCGTGATTACGTGTTCGCGGCCGACCCTTCGCAGCAGCTCGCCAGGATGGACGGCGAGCAGACCCGGCAGTTCATCGATGGCGCGGCGTACTTGTTCAGCAACGACTACGAGTGGGAACTGCTGCTGCGCAAGACCGGCTGGAGCGAGGACGACGTGCTCGCACGGGTCGGCCTCAGGGTGACGACCAGGGGCGCCGACGGTGTCGAGATTGTGGATTCCGACGGCGAACGGATGCGGGTCCCGGCCGTGCGGGCACGGGCGACCACCGACCCCACGGGGGTGGGGGACGCTTTCCGTGCCGGTTTCGTCGCGGGCAGGTACCACGGCCTCTCGCTGGAGCGGTCGGCGCAGCTGGGATGCCTGGTTGCCGTGAATGTGCTCGAGACCGTCGGCACCCAGGAATGGGCGTTCGACCTCGGCACCGCGATGGATCGGCTCGGTGAGACCTACGGTGACGACGCAGCCGCCGACATCGAGGGAGCGCTGAGCACCGTCGTGGCGTGA
- a CDS encoding DUF3043 domain-containing protein: MRFLRRSSTEEADTTNGTAAESGTAAEDGASPAGARRKGYTPAKGRPTPKRREAEGRRRGPVAPPPRTTREAIRRSRELRKKNPMAKEERRAATRERRERMLAGDERYLLPRDRGPVKAYVRDLVDSRRNVLGLFMPMAIVVFVTLLIPIMQVQQYATLLTTVVLLGMIVEGFLNGRRISKRVREKFPKENIRGASIGWYAFVRASQLRKLRVPKPRVKPGDQVD; this comes from the coding sequence GTGAGGTTCCTGCGTCGTTCGAGCACCGAAGAGGCCGACACCACCAACGGCACGGCCGCCGAATCCGGCACGGCAGCCGAGGACGGCGCCTCCCCCGCCGGCGCCCGCCGCAAGGGTTACACCCCGGCCAAGGGGCGTCCCACGCCCAAGCGCAGGGAGGCCGAGGGCAGGCGGCGAGGTCCCGTCGCTCCCCCGCCTCGCACCACCAGGGAAGCCATCCGCCGCAGCCGTGAGCTGCGCAAGAAGAACCCGATGGCCAAGGAGGAGCGGCGCGCCGCGACGCGCGAGCGACGGGAACGCATGCTCGCGGGCGACGAGCGCTACCTGCTCCCGCGCGATCGGGGACCGGTCAAGGCCTACGTCCGCGACCTCGTTGACTCGCGCCGCAATGTGCTCGGGTTGTTCATGCCCATGGCCATCGTGGTGTTCGTCACCCTGCTGATCCCGATCATGCAGGTGCAGCAGTACGCGACGTTGCTCACCACCGTGGTACTCCTCGGCATGATCGTGGAGGGTTTCCTCAACGGCAGGCGGATCAGCAAGCGGGTCAGGGAGAAGTTCCCGAAGGAGAACATCAGGGGAGCCTCCATCGGCTGGTACGCGTTCGTGCGCGCCAGCCAGCTGCGCAAGCTCAGGGTGCCGAAGCCCAGGGTGAAGCCGGGCGACCAGGTTGACTGA
- a CDS encoding MerR family transcriptional regulator encodes MDDGSLYSIGDLARLTGVSVKTIRRYSDRGIVPPTDRTQAGYRRYDVHAAARLALVRTLRELGLGLTVIREVLDRESSLTEVAAMEADALAEQIRVLQVRQAVLTTLTRMAGHEPTPWEIDLMHRVATLSDAQRRQLIDEFLDTALGDGFTDPALVGIRRSLVPELPADPKPDQLEAWIELAELAQDDGFRSLMRTLADHHAAERRRYDSMLPRPDLSQAVRDRVAPAIDAGLDPASPVADAILTDVAVCYATALGLTDDQDSRARLLRWLDAAHDPRRERYLHLLATVNGWAPPESLRPVFAWCLAASRAREQ; translated from the coding sequence ATGGACGACGGCTCGCTCTACTCCATCGGTGATCTCGCCCGCCTGACGGGCGTCAGCGTCAAGACGATCCGGCGCTATTCCGATCGGGGGATCGTTCCGCCGACCGACCGCACCCAGGCCGGTTACCGCCGCTACGACGTCCACGCCGCCGCCCGCCTCGCCCTGGTGCGCACCCTGCGGGAGCTGGGGCTCGGCCTGACCGTGATCCGGGAGGTGCTCGACCGGGAGTCGTCACTGACCGAGGTCGCCGCGATGGAGGCCGATGCTCTGGCCGAGCAGATCCGCGTACTCCAGGTGCGGCAGGCGGTGCTGACAACGTTGACGCGGATGGCAGGCCACGAACCGACACCGTGGGAGATCGACCTCATGCATCGAGTAGCCACGCTGTCCGACGCGCAGCGTCGTCAGCTGATCGACGAGTTCCTGGACACCGCACTCGGGGACGGTTTCACCGACCCGGCCCTCGTGGGAATCCGCCGTTCGCTGGTGCCCGAACTCCCCGCCGACCCGAAGCCCGATCAGTTGGAGGCCTGGATCGAGCTGGCAGAGCTGGCACAGGACGACGGGTTCCGCTCACTCATGCGTACGCTCGCCGATCACCACGCGGCCGAACGCAGGCGGTACGACAGCATGCTGCCGCGACCGGACCTGTCGCAGGCCGTTCGCGACCGGGTCGCTCCCGCGATCGACGCGGGACTCGACCCGGCCTCCCCCGTCGCCGACGCCATCCTGACCGACGTCGCGGTGTGCTACGCGACGGCTCTGGGTCTCACCGACGACCAGGACAGCCGAGCTCGGCTGCTGCGCTGGCTCGACGCCGCCCACGACCCGCGACGCGAGCGCTACCTGCACCTGCTCGCCACCGTCAACGGCTGGGCGCCGCCGGAGAGCCTGCGGCCGGTGTTTGCCTGGTGCCTGGCGGCATCACGCGCTCGCGAGCAGTAG
- a CDS encoding HesB/IscA family protein, which produces MTTAEQTGNTSTDAGEATHGVKLTEAAAAKAKALLDQEGRDDMHLRIAVQPGGCAGLRYQLFFDERTLDGDLFRDFDGLRVAVDRMSAPYVDGAEIDFVDTIEKQGFTIDNPNAGGSCACGDSFH; this is translated from the coding sequence ATGACGACCGCTGAGCAGACCGGCAACACCTCCACCGACGCCGGCGAGGCCACGCACGGCGTCAAGCTGACCGAGGCCGCTGCCGCCAAGGCGAAGGCGCTGCTCGACCAGGAGGGCCGGGACGACATGCACCTGCGCATCGCCGTGCAACCCGGTGGCTGCGCGGGTCTGCGCTACCAGCTCTTCTTCGACGAGCGCACGCTGGACGGCGACCTGTTCCGGGACTTCGACGGCCTGCGGGTGGCCGTTGACCGCATGAGCGCCCCCTACGTGGACGGCGCTGAGATCGATTTCGTTGACACGATCGAGAAGCAGGGCTTCACGATCGACAACCCGAACGCCGGTGGCTCCTGCGCCTGCGGCGACTCCTTCCACTGA
- the qcrC gene encoding cytochrome bc1 complex diheme cytochrome c subunit, protein MFFKKKPDAAERRAGRRTKFRRRMAGTLALGVALLSAGGLYAVFAPEPQTAQAQEDPALIRKGEEIYNNSCISCHGENLQGVQDRGPSLIGVGEAAVYFQTSSGRMPMVRQEAQAARKPPKLTPEQIDALGAYIQANGGGPQRPAESGAELRGSDPARGAELFRLNCASCHNFTGQGGALSAGKYAPPLEPASEEEIYTAMLTGPQNMPKFSDRQLSPEEKQDIIAYVKSVSGSNNAPGGNPLGGLGPASEGVIAWVVGIGALIGATLWIGSRA, encoded by the coding sequence ATGTTCTTCAAGAAGAAGCCCGACGCCGCGGAGAGGCGGGCGGGTCGTCGCACGAAATTCCGTCGCAGGATGGCAGGCACGCTGGCCCTCGGGGTCGCGCTGCTGAGCGCGGGCGGCCTTTACGCCGTGTTCGCGCCGGAGCCGCAGACCGCGCAGGCCCAGGAGGACCCTGCTCTCATCCGCAAGGGCGAGGAGATCTACAACAACAGCTGCATCAGCTGTCACGGAGAAAATCTCCAGGGTGTCCAGGATCGCGGTCCGAGCCTGATCGGTGTCGGTGAGGCCGCCGTGTACTTCCAGACCTCCAGCGGTCGCATGCCGATGGTCCGGCAGGAAGCGCAGGCCGCGCGGAAGCCGCCGAAGCTGACCCCGGAGCAGATCGACGCGCTCGGCGCCTACATCCAGGCCAATGGCGGCGGTCCGCAGCGCCCCGCGGAGTCGGGTGCCGAGCTTCGCGGCTCCGACCCGGCGCGCGGAGCCGAGCTGTTCCGCCTGAACTGCGCGTCGTGCCACAACTTCACCGGGCAGGGCGGTGCGCTGTCGGCGGGCAAGTACGCTCCGCCGCTCGAACCCGCCTCCGAGGAAGAGATCTACACCGCGATGCTGACCGGTCCGCAGAACATGCCGAAGTTCTCCGACCGCCAGCTCTCCCCCGAGGAGAAGCAGGACATCATCGCGTACGTGAAGTCGGTGTCGGGCAGCAACAACGCTCCCGGCGGCAACCCGCTCGGCGGCCTCGGGCCGGCTTCCGAAGGCGTGATCGCCTGGGTCGTCGGTATCGGTGCGCTGATCGGCGCGACGCTGTGGATCGGTTCGAGGGCGTAA
- a CDS encoding aldo/keto reductase family protein, whose product MEFRRLGRSGLSVSEISYGNWLTHASQVEEEQAHACIKAALDAGITTFDTADVYANTAAESVLGRGLAGQRRESLEIFTKVFWPTGPKGPNDKGLGRKHIMESAHASLTRLGTDYIDLYQAHRFDHTVPLEETMSAFADLVRQGKVLYIGVSEWTAEQIARGAALARELKIPFISNQPQYNMLWRVIEEQVVPACEREGLSQIVWSPIAQGVLTGKYRPGQPLPAGSRATDQKGGARMVERYLRDEVLTRVEKLRPLADQAGLTLAQLAVAWVLQNGNVASAIIGASRPEQVHENTKAAGVKLDDDLMTAIDEVLDGVVERDPGQTKSPIL is encoded by the coding sequence ATGGAGTTTCGTCGTCTCGGCCGCAGCGGCCTTTCCGTCAGTGAGATCTCGTACGGCAACTGGCTCACCCACGCCTCCCAGGTTGAGGAAGAGCAGGCACACGCCTGCATCAAGGCCGCCCTGGACGCGGGTATCACCACCTTCGACACCGCCGACGTCTACGCGAACACCGCAGCGGAATCGGTGCTCGGACGCGGATTGGCCGGGCAGCGAAGGGAAAGCCTCGAAATCTTCACCAAGGTCTTCTGGCCGACCGGACCCAAGGGCCCGAACGACAAAGGCCTCGGACGCAAGCACATCATGGAGTCGGCCCACGCGTCGCTGACGCGGCTCGGCACCGACTACATCGACCTCTACCAGGCCCACCGCTTCGACCACACGGTGCCGCTCGAGGAGACCATGAGTGCGTTCGCCGACCTGGTCAGGCAGGGCAAGGTGCTCTACATCGGAGTCTCGGAGTGGACGGCCGAGCAGATCGCGCGCGGTGCCGCGCTCGCGCGTGAGCTGAAGATCCCGTTCATCTCCAACCAGCCGCAGTACAACATGCTGTGGCGTGTCATCGAGGAGCAGGTCGTGCCGGCCTGCGAGCGCGAGGGGCTCAGCCAGATCGTGTGGTCGCCCATCGCGCAGGGTGTGCTGACGGGCAAGTACCGGCCCGGCCAGCCGCTGCCGGCCGGTTCCAGGGCCACCGATCAGAAGGGTGGCGCGCGGATGGTCGAGCGCTACCTGCGTGACGAGGTGCTCACCCGCGTCGAGAAGCTGCGACCGCTGGCCGACCAGGCTGGCCTGACGCTCGCCCAGCTCGCGGTGGCGTGGGTGCTTCAGAACGGCAACGTCGCGTCGGCCATCATCGGCGCGTCGCGGCCCGAGCAGGTGCATGAGAACACCAAGGCAGCGGGCGTCAAGCTCGACGACGACCTGATGACCGCCATCGATGAGGTCCTCGACGGTGTCGTGGAACGCGACCCCGGCCAGACCAAGAGCCCGATCCTCTGA